A window of Chanos chanos chromosome 15, fChaCha1.1, whole genome shotgun sequence genomic DNA:
ACTTCTTGTGTTTTAACAGAACCGTGTTTGTGGCTTCTGCTATGGAGACACGCTTCCGCCCCGACACGGAGCTGACGGAGGTCATGCGCCTGCGGGTGCAGTCGCTACAGCAGCGGGGGCAGAAACGGCAGGAGGGGGAGCGTCTCCTCAAACCCAACGAGGCCGTGTACCGTCTGGACTTCTCCCAGCAGTCCCTGAGCTTCAGCCACTGGTCGGTCCACCTGTCCGGTCCTGGCCGCCTGTCAATCATCGGCACCTCGCAACTCTGGACGCCTGACCTGACCAACCTCATGACCCGCCAGCTCCTGGAGCcccccggtctgttctggaagCATCCGGAAGACGACCCTCAGGCCCCTGTCCACTGCTACGAGGCAGACGCCCAGGAGTTCGGTGAGAGGATAGCAGAACTGGCCAAGGTGCGTAAGGTGATGTATTTCCTGTTTGCTTTTGAGGAAGGTTGCAGTCCAGAGACCGTCGACTGTTCTATAGTATTTGAGACTGCCAAACAGTGAGGGTGTTAGACAGAGTGCTTGAGGGAGCGAAGAGGTCAACACCTCTCTTCCCATGAGTGTAGGGTGTCAAAAAACatcctctctcccactctctctctctctgctgtcagcaCTTTTTTCTGAATGATCACCATCGCCCACTAGCACTGCAAACTCATTTCCCAGACACGATAATTAAAGATGTAGGTGCTAAAAACTTGAGCGAGCGGCTGCGCCTTGCTCCCTCAGCTAACAAGAAATAGGAGAACAAAATGTCCTGGCGTAAACACAGGGCCTGGGTAAACTATCTCAGTAAACTACGCCAGTCACGCGCACATAGCAAGgctttccagaatgttccactcAAATTCAGATGAAGATGCTTGATAAAACATTACACTTTCTTGTCAAAGTTCTAGTGTGTAATTTCTGTAGAGCTCTTCAATGAGCAGTTACACAAATAAGATCTTTTTACTATTGAGCTGTTTTCTTGACATATggtcattttaatgaaatgcataCGTATGTTGTCGTAAATTCTTACTAGATATTCAAGATACTGAAGAGTGAATATGAATAAAcgatttatatataaatatatatatatatgtataagtaaataaataaataaatacatacatacatttatttacagatttatAGCCTGTGAAAGgattttgaattaaaaataattacaaaaattgTATTTATATATCTCTGAGAAAGCAGAtgcaattaaaatgaattaaaatgacttaaatcaaattatcaaatcattttgttttcttctttttatttattcttgaGCGAAAACATTCTTGTCAGCATCTCTTCTATAgaatttgaataaataaatgcatcaagttctttgttttagtgtgtgttttcatttccctcACATGTCCACTATACAGTTGGaaaagggggggtgggtgggggcaTGGCTGTTTGCCAtgggtgggtgagagagaggttcaCAGGCACTGGCTCACATTCCCCCATCCATCATCACCTGACCCAGTCAGGAAACTACCCACAACAGCATCATAGaccacagggagacagagagacggagagggagaaaaagagagagagggagagggagagaaggaagaagagggagggagagagagagagagagagagaggagggaatgtaacagagagagtggagctgcagtaagAAAGTCATCAACATCTGCCAACCCAGGATAACCTTTGGTTTCTATGGGAGAGGAAATGCAAATGGCCCACTCTTCACTctcaggagaagaggagagagagagagagagagagagagagagagagaggagtttgacagacagagatggagaaagaggagtctggcagacagacagaggaggagagagaggaccatTATAAGTGTGGGAGGGGAGGGCggagcagaaacaaacacaggtcaCATTTCCCCGAGTTCTACGTTTATTTAGTTTGCAAGCGTCCTAAAACACTGTCCGTCTGCACTGACTGGCTGCCATGGTAACCCCCTGATCCTCCAGGCGGTTGCGGAGGAGGGCTGGCTAAATGAGCGTGATtgcaggtggaggaggagtCGGGGTAATGATGCCACTGGTGAGCtccatttttccctctttgacCTTCATTCTGTTAATGGCTCTTAATCAAGCCAACAGCTCCAAAAGAATCCCTCAGGttcactctctctaacacagcACAAGAGACTCACACTGGACTCATGAgagaatctcacacacacacaaacacactgatacaaacatacaaacacacacacacacactcacgcacacactgaaacaaacactgatgcACTAATACAAtcaactgacagacagagacaaaaagacacatctacacaaacatttcatttcacgtcaaatatgaaaacattcattcattcattcattcattcactcaatGAATATCTGTGGAATATGCGGACAGTGGAAAGTCctggccaacacacacacacacacacacgcactcatacacattcTTACTTTCTGCCAAAGGGATTCTCGGGATGCCAGGCTGGAACAAGCCGCCACAAACCAGCAGTTTCCCAGCTGCCCCTGGTGCAGGTCGTGGGCGCTGATCCCATCAACAAACAGGTGCGGGTCATCACAGAGCTCCTGTTAGAGACACAGAGGATCACAGAGAatcacacagaatcacagagcTCCTGTTAGAGACACAGAGGATCACAGAGAatcacacagaatcacagagcTCCTGTTAGAGACGCAGAGAATCACAGAGAatcacacagaatcacagagcTCCTGTTAGAGACGCAGAGAATCACAGAGAATCACACAGCTCCTgttagagacacagagaatcacaGAGCTCCTgttagagacacagagaatcacaGAGAATCACACAGCTCCTgttagagacacagagaatcacaGAGAATCACAGAGCTCCTGTTAGACACAGAGAATCACAGAGCTCCTGTTAGAGATGCAGAGAATCACAGAGAATCACAGAGCTCCTGTTAGACACAGAGAATCACAGAGCTCCTGTTAGAGATGCAGAGAATCACAGAGAATCGCAGAGCTCTTCTTAAAGATGCAGAGAATTTACTGGCATTAGTTACACATctaacagaaacagagacatagagTAGGGAAGGAAATTAGACTATCCAGACATGCAGAATATTAACAAGCATATTTTTTCattacaaaaatggaaaaagactGTGTAAGGCAAAGACAAGGCACAGAATCTCTCTGTGGACTCAAGACTCCTTCTGAGGACACAGACTCTCACTTTTGGAGCTGAGACTCAGCCTGACAGCAGTGACTCACTGTGAGAGCATTGCCTCTCTCTGTTAGAGTGGTGACTCTCCTTGAGGCAGTCAGGTAGAGTGAAGTTTTGGTAAACGTGAGGGCAGAGGACACGGACCTTGACAGACCAGGACGTACCACAGGAACACAGCCTGACAGGTACACCCACTCAGAGGCACGGAGTAGAGAACGGACgtaagagagaggaagaaaggatgaaagacagagaaagcccTGAATAGCACattagtgagtgtgagtgcacATTTGTACAAAACCTGTCAGGATATTAGGAGAGTTAGTTCCCTCACGTTTTTCCCTCTGCCCCCCCTGTGTAACCCTTCAGTGAGTGATTctttcactgacagacagtttgCCTGGATCTTTAACTGCAGTAATAAGGAAACATATGAGAATGTTTTCACTGCGGAGGAGATGTCAGTGCAGGTTCATGTTACTGTATAATGATCCACAACAGAATGCCAGATGGCCCAGAACAATGTTCCAGAAACATGTATATTTACCTCTGTGaacatccagagagagagagagagagagagagagagagagagagtgagagggagagagagagggagtgagagggagagagagagggagagggagagggagagagagaaggagagggagagggagagggagagggagagggagagagacagagacccagCATCACAGTTTTAGGGTACAGTTTTAATGAGATGGAGAGTGTAtaatcagtgtttcagtgagtgTAATCCATCAGGCTGAAAATGAATGGTGTTTCCTGCCTGCTTCATAAGAATACCTTCACTTCTCTAAAAGACACCACACAACAGCCATCACCTCTAAACAACCGAAGCACTGCCTtctctgtcagcacacacactgaaacaaacacacaatgacacagttACTTAGaatgaacaacacacaaaaaacaacacatctctTGTGTTTCCAGCAATGAGGGGTTCTTCTAAAAGTACAGATATTAAGAGAGGAtagagggagtgagagtgagagatctCATGGTTATTATCTCTCCTGCTTGTTGAAATGTTAAATAATTCTAGTGAAATGTTTAAATCAGCAGGGCCCCTGACTCGCCCTGAGctttatctctctgtcatacgagtctttctctctgctggtctGCGTGTCATAAGAGTCAGACTTATGCAGATCTAAATGtgacaaacatttacaaacctCTCATACCGCCAGTGCTTACTgtaatgttcacacacacacacacacacacacacacacacacacacgccagtgCTTACTGTaatgttcagacacacacacacacacacacacacacacacgccagtgCTTACTGTaatgttcagacacacacacacacacacacacacacacgccagtgCTTACTGTaatgttcagacacacacacacacacacacacacacacacacacgccagtgCTTACTGTaatgttcagacacacacacacacacacacacacacacacacatacacacgccagTGCTTACTGTaatgttcagacacacaccttacactcaactctctctctcacacacacacacaattttgatTAGTTTTCCTGTTGCTAACTGTAATGCACTGCTATGAGTCAAAAAGAGTGTGCTCTGAGATCAGAATTTTAAATGGGAGATAGAAGAGGAGGTTGAcaagtgatgagagagagagggagagagagagggggggagacagagagagagagagaggagagagagagagagagagagacagagacagagacagagacagagaacgagaaagagagcaCAAAGATATTTAAGTGGCGGAACTGGAGAGGCACTCTCCTGGTTTAGATCCTATCTAACTGACTGGTCCTAAAATGATAATCACACTGTGGTGTTCCTCAGGGCTCAGTGCTTGGGCCGCTGCTCTTCTCACTATATGTACTGCCTCTTGGTGACAAGACACTCAAACATACTATAAACATCCATTCTTTGTGTATCTCAGTCAAGCCAGATGGGGTCTCTCAGTCAGAAAATCACAGCATGTTAGAAATTAGAGCCAAAACTACTGTTATTTGGTTCTAAGGCTGCTAGACATAAGGTAACCGATTGTACACTTAACTTTGCTGGTGTTCCTATTGTGCCTGCTCCATCTATTAAAGACTTTGGTGTTACTATTGATGTTGATCTGTTGCTTGGTTCCTTTGTAGCCCTTTTCCACCTCATAAATACTCCCAAGCTTTGCAAACTGCTTTGCCatccaaacacagaaaagctAGTTCATGCATTTGTTACTTCTAGGCTAGACTGTCACAATGCTCTATTTGCTGAGTGTTTCTTAGCATCTGTAAGCAGGCTCCAGCTGGTTCAAAATCCCATTATGGAATTACCTTCCAACTCTTGTTTGgttttcagacacactctcagttTCTATATCCAGATTAAATACTTACTTGCATAGTCAAGACTACAGCTAAATATGCTTAAGTCAAACTGTTGTCTCTGGACCAATCCTGCCGAGTTTTTCCCTCATCCCACAGAGTCAGATTTTCACCCTTAAAACTAGTCAtgcagtcttctctctctctctctctctctctctcaatgtttTTACTTCAATCATGggaaatgacagagagcagattGTTTGGTTGATATGTAAAGTATTAGACTCCTGGACTCTCTGGACTGGGTTTGAGGAGGTCTGGTCTGGAC
This region includes:
- the LOC115828794 gene encoding olfactory marker protein-like, which encodes MALGTVFVASAMETRFRPDTELTEVMRLRVQSLQQRGQKRQEGERLLKPNEAVYRLDFSQQSLSFSHWSVHLSGPGRLSIIGTSQLWTPDLTNLMTRQLLEPPGLFWKHPEDDPQAPVHCYEADAQEFGERIAELAKVRKVMYFLFAFEEGCSPETVDCSIVFETAKQ